The sequence below is a genomic window from Lolium perenne isolate Kyuss_39 chromosome 4, Kyuss_2.0, whole genome shotgun sequence.
gtctctctcccacacaagcatgaatttattcaaacaaagcaaaacaaacagacactccaagtaaagtacataagatgtgaccgaataaaaatatagtttcaagagaacaaacctgataaattgttgatgaagaaggggatgccttgggcatccccaagcttagatgcttgagtcttcttgaaatatgcagggatgaaccaccggggcatccccaagcttagactcttcactcttcttgatcatagtatatcatcctcctctcttgacccttgaaaacttcctccacaccaaactcgaaacaaactcattaaagggttagtgcataatcaaaagttcacatgttcagaggtaacacaatcattcttaacacttctggacattgcccaaagctattggaagtcaatggaacaaagaaatccatccaacacagcaaaagaggcaatgcgaaataaaaggcagaatctgtcaaaacagaacagtccgtaaagacgaattttttagaggcactggacttgctcagatgaaaatgctcaaattgaatgaaagttgcgtacatatctgaggatcacgcacgtaaattggcagatttttctgagttacctacagagaaccctgcccaaattcgtgacagacagaaatctatttctgcgcagtaatccaaatctagtatgaaccctactatcaaagactttacttggcacaacaatgcaataaaataaagataaggagaggttgctacagtagtaacaacttccaagactcaaatataaaacaaaagtactgtagtaaaataaacacatgggttatttcccaagaagtgctttctttatagccattaagatgggctcagcagttttaatgatgcactcccaagaaataagagttgaagcaaaagagagcatcaaaaagcaaattcaaaacacatttaagtctaacccacttcctatgcataggaatcttgtacacaaataaatccataaagaacaaagtgacaagcataggaagataacacaagagtaacttcaagattctcaacacaaagaggggaaacttaatattattaagatgcatataaccatgtttccctctctcataataactttcagtggcatcatgaacaaattcaacaatataactatcacataaagcattcttattcacatgcataaaagtatcattactctccacataagcataatcaattttattagttgtagtgggagcaaattcaacaaagtagctatcattattattctcgtcatcaaatataggaggtatactatcatcataataaaatttactctccatagtaggcggcaccaaaagaccactatcattataatcatcatatatgggaggcatatcataatcaacataaactttctcctcaatacccggaggactaaagagatcattttcatcaaaaccgacctccccaagcttagaattttctatagcattagcaacaatagtgttcaaagcattcatactgataacattcccattagcatgcatataaagttccatgggttttttaattctctcttcaaacacatcatgtcctaattcaagataaagttcataaagatctctcattgtgttgttgttttccattaagcctaactagtgaaaacaagaaacaaaaagatgcaattgcaggatctaaaggaaatagcttcgagcacacacacaatggcaacagaaaagtacttagttacctgggaccggagtatgagtgcattttacctttcctccccggcaacggcgccagaaaagtgcttgatgtctacgggtgcttctattcttgtagacaatgttgggcctccaagagcagaggtttgtagaacaacagcaagtttcccttaagtggatcacccaaggtttatcgaactcagggaggaagaggtcaaagatatccctctcaagcaatcctgcaatcacgatacaagaagtctcttgtgtccccaacacacctaatacacttgtcagatgtataggtgcactagttcggcgaagagatagtgaaatacaagtggtatgaatgaatatgagcagtagtaacttggcgccgagaaaagtgcttgtcaaggcgtgcggttgatggtagtaatattgcagaagtaaagatgcgagaaacaagaaacaagcgatgattgcagtatttggaaacaaggcctagggatcatactttcactagtggacactctcaacattgatcacataaataaataagttctcttcctttgtgctacatatactcttgtttgataatgaacaccattcgttgtgtagggctacaagagctccctcaagccggagttaacaagcgccacaacattcggcattcatatttaagtaacctttagagcataatagatctttgcaacttaaaccgagtactaacatagcatacacactgtcacctttacactatgaagggggaataaatcacatcaatactatcatagtaataattaactccataacctacaagagattatgatcataacctatgccaagtactacacgatgcacacactgtcaccattacaccgtgaaggaggaatagactactttaataacatcacaagagtagcacatagactaatagtgatacaaaactcatatgaatctcaatcatgtaagacagctcatgagatcattgtatggaagtacataggagagagattaaccacatagctaccggtacagcccttagcctcgatggagaactactccctcctcatgggagacagcagcgttgatgaagatggcggtggtgtcgatggaggagccttccgggagcacttccccgtcccggcggcgtgccggaacagagactcctgtcccccagatcttggcttcgcgatggcggcggctctggaaggtttctcgtaccgtggcttttccgtatcgaagatttaggtcagggacctttaaataggcgaagaggcggagtcggaaggctgatgaggcggtgacacaatagggggcgcggcccaggccctggccgcgccaccctgtcatctggtggccctgtggcccccctctgctggctctcgggtgttctgaaagcttcgtggaaaaataggatgctgggcattgatttcgtccgattccgagaatatttccttactaggatttctgaaaccaaaaacagcagaaaacaggaactggcacttcggcatctcgtcaatagattagttccgaaaaatgcatcaaaatgatataaagtgtgaacaaaacatgtaggtattgtcataaaactagcatggaacataagaaattatagatacgtttgagacgtatcaatcggcCCCACGAAAATCCATGGCCGTGGAGGAGAAACGCAGAGAACAAGAGGAGAAACAGAAAACGAGGACGGCCACGAGACGTACCATACTGCGGAGGTTCCTCTCGCCACTCTCGCCGACGTGGATCGTCCGCcatgtccgccgccgccgcccacgaacTCGCCTGCGTCGTTGCCACCCACGACGAAGAGAAAGGAAGGCTGCGTCCAGTTGCGTGATTTCTGCGGCGTTATACAGAGAGGTGGAACCGTGGAAGGACCTCTTCGTAATTACTCTTCGTAATTATCCTGTTTCTGAAACGCTGCGATGCAAACCTTGCTCTCCCGCCTCCAAACTGCCACATGTCGCCACCACATTCAATTGTATGAGTTGTGCACATATTGGACAAGTTCTTGTATGAGTGGAATACGTTTTGGAAGATGTTGTATGAAAATGCACATAGGGTGCAAGTTCTTGTACCTGTGGTGCAATTACCTCGAAAATCTTTGTGTAGTGACGGTTTGCCCGCTTACCACGCGTGTGGGCCCATATGATTTTCTCCATTTTCTTCAAGAAATAAACACACTAAAAAATTGGTAGATGTCGGCCTGTACTCAGTGGTCGGCGCGCTGTGTTGGATTCCTGCCAAACCACATGAGAAATGGCCAAGGAAAAGAGATCGAAAGCAGCGAAGCTACGAACGATTCGTTGGATTCGAATCGGTTCTGTTTGTTTACTCATTAAGCAACTCGAGCCGATGTCACACGGTAACAAAAAAGAAATGAAATGAAAAAGCATGTCGGCTCTCCTGCGTCCACGTACCAGCCCTGAGAACTGCTGGTGCCACGTAAACCTTTCGCAAAGCTGATCTTCCATTCAGACCTGAGGAAGAATCCAGGAACGAACAAGCTGCGATTTTTATAGGCCGAAACCGAGCTGCCAAACTGGTCAAACCTCCGGGTCCAAAACCAGACAGACAAGGCAAGACGCGTGCGCCCACCCCCACGGCCGATCCAGCCAATCCGTCCCCGTTCCAGCCGCCACCTGCGCCGCCTACCGACGTGTCGTGCCACACCCATGGACGAGGCGGTGCCGGCGCTCGCGGTGGTGGACGCGCGCTTCTGCGCCGGGGACGAGGCGGCGCTGGCCGTCGCCAAGACGATCAGCATGTCCGGCAACGACTTCACCGTCACCGACGCCGCCACGGGCGACGTCCTGCTGCGGGTCGACGGCGTCCTCTTCagcctccgccgccgctgcctccTCGCCGACGCCCATCGCCGCCCCGTCCTCACCGTCCAGGAATCGGTGCGTGTTGTCGCATCAAGATTCCATCCATTCTTTTTCCCCACTCTGTTTCCCCAAAATCTTGTTGATTTCTTCTCCTCTGGGATTTCGGAGCTGACGATGACATCTGAACAATTGTGTGGTTGGTCGTTGCAGGCGCTGGTGATGAACAAGCGCTGGAAGGTGTTCCGCGGggacagcacgagccggcgggacCTGCTGTTCACCGTGGTCAAGCCGTCGGTGATCCCGCTGCGGTGGTCCACCAAGGTCAACGTCTTCCTCGCCAGCAACGACGCCGAGCAGGCCCCCGACTTCAGGATCACCGGCAGCTACCACGACGGCGCATGCTCCGTCTCCCTCGGCGAATCCAACACCGTCATCGCAAAGGCAAGCCACGGCACGAATCAATCTTCTGATACTCTCCTTGGATCGTACTGACCGACAGCTTCTTGATTCCCATTTCCCCGGTTGCAGATCGACCGGCGGTCCACGGTGGTGAGCACGCTGCTGGGGAAGAACGCCTACAGCGTCACCGTCAACCCCGGGATCGACTACGCCTTCGTCGTCGCGCTCGCCGTTGTCCTCGACGAGATGCACTACCAATGATCGCAGCTCCAGCTTCCGGCCCCTGGCTCCGCGAATCGCTCTGCATCCGACCGTCACACGTGGTCTTTGTTGTCTAGTGTCGCGTGCGTGTAGCAGTGTAGGTGCAGGTCAATGCTGCCGTGCAGGGGAATCACGAATGCTCCGCCGCTCTGCGCTTCGAGTTCATGCACCGTCAGAGACCGATTTGAAGAACCATGGCGTTTAGATTTTTGGGCCGTGAGAAGGAGAACGCGCTCTTGGTTGGTCCAATTCAGTTTTGTTAACTCGTTTGTTGTGAACTGAGGTTTGTTCCCCGTGACCTGTGAGTCTTTCACTCTTGCTCGCTCTCTTTTGTCTATGATGTAATTCCGGTAGAAAAAAAAAACATACCAACATGACaacatcaaatcaatatcactggaATTATGCTGAAATATATTTCCATTGTTTTGAAGATGTAGAGGTTGTTATATCGGTTTTGCTatttctcagtcaactgagattttcttaagtctaagtcacttataaaaatgtgctttgagttgcacttttctgttaaaaaagtgcaattgcatttTTCTGACAGAAATGTGCAATTGAAcccagttgcacttttctttgaactgcagttgcacttttctgagttgactgagacttaagaaaatctcagtcaactgagacataggTACACCCTTGTTATATATTTCTACATACTTGGTCAAATCTACACCGTTTCACTTTTAAAGAAAATTATATGCACTAAATTTTAGCAAAGGAAAAGTACTCCAAATGAAGCACCAACACATCTGACCAAGAGGGAATAAACCATATATCGATGCCAATGGCAGGTAGTGAGAACCAACATAAGGTTGGGTGGTTATAAGGATGGTTGTATCTTCATCCCACCATAGTTCAAATCAAATGTTTAATATATGTGTGTCTCATAAATGCGGAATATAttctttcagtgggaggcgacgttcccgtcgacagcgaggcgactGCAGTGATTTCATCAACTTCAAGATCCGCTCCGCCGGTTTAGTCTTCCGAAGATGCTCGTAAGGATAGGGTGTGCATGTGTGCATTCATATGGTCGAGTGTAtacgagcgtctgcgtttgtattgTGTTTCTAAAAAAAGAAATGATAGCCCGGTAGACACTTCATATGCTCATGAATTTTCTATTACTTTCCACTGGGATAGACACTCATAGAGCAAAATCAGCTCTCACTTTACATATTTATAGACCAGACAGTATAGAGCTCTCTACCAAGATACTTGAGGGTAACAAATTAGACACAAATACACATACAAATATATGTGCACTACAGTTCATATAAGTGAAACATCTTTGAAGAAAATGTGATCGCTCtgtccatgttttacattgaaaaCAAACATGTTGTCCAAAGCAAGGTTACTCTAAGGGGCATTCTCATGAGAAATAAATACTTAACCAACTTTAACTGCAATCTAGTGCATACTTCTGTTAAATCATAGTGTTCGCGTATTTTCAATTACAAAACTTAAAATTGTACAAAATAGAAAATCGTACAATCTATATCCCCTAATTTAATTCAGATAAATTATGGGACAAATAATATGTGAGATGAATGACATGAAACTAATTTGTAGTATGCAACATCATCATACTAGGAGTATTAATATGTAGTTCATGGTCCGGACGTAAGAATACACAAATGAAAATCATATAGTGATGAGTTAAGTTAATAAGAGTTAAAAAAGCTCAGTATAAATAATTGATATATGTTTAGTTTCAAATGCATTGGCACCTTCTTGGACCATCTCTTCTTAAAAATACCTATATCCGGTGCGTAACCACGGACTCAGATCTGCAGAATAAGTAGAAGAGATCTTAAAGAGAAGCAAACCCTCATAGAAATTATGTGATTTTCTATAGTGAAATTATTAGAGCTATTGTAGCTACCGGAGGGGCCCGGCCGCGGACACTATTTCTCTTTTAGATAGAGTTCTCTTTCTTGTCCATGAAAGATGTAGCCGAAGTACTCTCTAATCACATATTCATCCACGACAATATTAATTCTAACGGATTTCTATTTTTCAGCCCTTGATTTCTTGGTTGTATTAATTTTCTCTAGGTTCTGAAATTTTCCTTACTTTTGCCCTTGCTCATTCCATTAAACCGTATACTTTTTATTTGTAAATATATATAAAAAATATTCTGAAAGCTTAATAGAAAAGTGTATACAAAATATCATGTATATAGGTTAGGAAGAGAAGTTTTGAATTTATTAAAAATATCATGTATGTTGATAATATAGTTATAAAATATCTCCAAAGTATCATTATTATTTTGTGCCATATTAAAAATACATTTTATACTCTTACATTTTTAGGAAAAGCATGTTTTTCAAAACAATGTCATGGTTATGGAAATACATTATCTACTTATTTCATAACATAATGGGtgtaaatttcagaaaaaaaggtTCATGTATCTGAAAATATATATTTACTAATCCATTTGTTCCATAATTCTTATTGTTGTCGACAAGAATTATGCAAATGAGGGAGTACTCTCTAGGTTCCAAAATAGCTGATATTAtatgtctaaatttggatgtatcacaTGTGAGTGGTCATGTGGCAAATAATAGAAGTTCAAATAAAAGTGTGGCAAATGATAATATATGTTATATatttatctaaatttggatgtatctatacactaaaaagCGTGTTTAGATACATCTATATGTAAGAAACATGCGACATTTAGACAGAAAGAGTAGAAAAGGTCACAGAATTAAAAAATGAAGTTCGCCAACAGGTGTCAAAATCAGTGTTCGGACCCCAACCAACAGATCAGATCAACAGGCTAAGTCTCTGGGTCAACTTGTGCGCTTCAAAGCTGGCGGCGGTCGTTGGGCGGTCCGTCAGTGTCAGAGTAAACCGGCCGGAGACCTGATCGTCGCTTATCTTCTTCGCAACATATATACTCTGCACATGTCATGCTCGCTTTGCAAAGCATCGGTAGTGCCCAAGCCTATTTTACCCAGCAGAGTACACAACCCAAAGCAATCATCCGCGACGCGCGCGTGGCCATGAGCAGCGAGCCGGAAGAGACTCCGGTGCCGGCGCCGGTGGTGGACGCGCGGTACTGCGCGGCGGGGGCGACGGCGTTCGCGGTGACCAAGACGATCAGCGTGACGGGTCACGACTTCACGGTGAACGACGCGCGCGGTGTGGCGGTGATGCAGGTGGAGGCGGCGGTGTTCAGCTTCCTGCAGGCGCGGTCCCTGCTCCTGGACGCGGCGTCGCGCCGCCCCGTGGTGACGCTGCAGGACGACTCGTACATGGCGACCTCGAGGTGGCAGGCGTACAGGGGGGACAGCACGAGCCGGAGGAACCTGCTGTTCGTGGCCGTCAAGCTGTCGCCGCTGAATCTGGCCAGGACCAAGGTGCGGGTCTTCCTCGCGAGCAACGGCTCCGGCGAGCGGGTCCCCGACTTCGTCATCAGCGGCAGCTACTACGACGGCGCGTGCACCGTGTCCGCTAAGGGCCGCGGGGACGACGGGTACGCCATCGCGCAGATCACCCGGCAGGACACGGCGGGCGGCGCGCTGCTGGGGCGGCACACGTACACGGCGAGGGTCAACCCGGGCGTCGACCACGCGTTCATCATCTCGCTCGCCGTGATTTTGGACGAAATGTACCACTAGCGCCGTAACTCTGAACTAAGGAATAGTTGCCGCCAGTTACATTTGTTGAACTTGTTTTCTTCAATAATTTCGTTTTCGTCAAACAACGTCACATGTAAAGTTCTGAGATGTTTGTCATTTGAATCCATCACAAAGTTCCCGCAGAGTTTGATTTAGTTTCTATGACACCAGGTCAGCTGATCCATTTCAAGCGATGTGCCAATCATGAAAATTCGAATTAGCTGTCGGATGATCATGTCAAGGTCCGTCTAGATCGTGCGGTGGCAAATGGTGATTTCCAAGCTATATTTGATGATTGTCGGGTCGAGAACCTGATCACTACCGCATCTGATCATTTAGCTATCTACGTCTCGCTCTCAACACTCCAAGATGGAGTCAAGTCGACCCCTGTCCAACATGGTTTTCGCTTCAAAGCTGCTTGGATCAGGGCCGCGGACTATCGCGAGGTGTTGGAGAAGGCATGGGCTGCATGTGGAGATGGTCCTCCATCACTGCATTCCACATGGGCCACGCTTCAATCTGTTGCGGGCACCTTACGGAATTGGAGCCGCGACTCTTTTGGCAGCGTTCAGAAAAGGATTCAGAAGCTGGAAAGAAAATTAAAATCTATGCGTCTCTCTGAACCAGCAGCGTCCGCAGCTGATATTCGCTTGGTGGAGAAGGATCTGTGTGAAATGTTTGAGCGGGAAGAAATTATGGCACGTCAACGTTCACGTGTGGACTGGTTGAAAGAAGGAGACCGCAATACATCCTTCTTCCATGCCAGGGCGTCAGCCCGCAAACGCACGAACAAGATGTCCTCACTGAAAGGTGATAATGGCTCAACATGTgatgatattgctgaaattaaaggTAT
It includes:
- the LOC127319635 gene encoding protein LURP-one-related 15, encoding MDEAVPALAVVDARFCAGDEAALAVAKTISMSGNDFTVTDAATGDVLLRVDGVLFSLRRRCLLADAHRRPVLTVQESALVMNKRWKVFRGDSTSRRDLLFTVVKPSVIPLRWSTKVNVFLASNDAEQAPDFRITGSYHDGACSVSLGESNTVIAKIDRRSTVVSTLLGKNAYSVTVNPGIDYAFVVALAVVLDEMHYQ
- the LOC127319678 gene encoding protein LURP-one-related 10-like, translating into MLALQSIGSAQAYFTQQSTQPKAIIRDARVAMSSEPEETPVPAPVVDARYCAAGATAFAVTKTISVTGHDFTVNDARGVAVMQVEAAVFSFLQARSLLLDAASRRPVVTLQDDSYMATSRWQAYRGDSTSRRNLLFVAVKLSPLNLARTKVRVFLASNGSGERVPDFVISGSYYDGACTVSAKGRGDDGYAIAQITRQDTAGGALLGRHTYTARVNPGVDHAFIISLAVILDEMYH